In the Vicinamibacteria bacterium genome, CGTGCGAGGAGGCTCGATTCTTCGTGCTCGGTGACGGTTCTCGAAGCCTCGGAGCGTATCGCCTACAGTATCTGTGGGCTCCCGTTCGCCATCTCTGGCCATCTGTCCGGCTTTGAGAATCTCGTCATCTTCACACCGGAACGGCTGCGCAACGAGCGAGGCATCGAGGCGCTCGTCAACCGGCGAGCCATCGAGGTCGTGCCGGGGCGAAAGCGGGTCGTTGCCGAAAACACGATTACCGGAGAGCAGCAATCCCATCTCTACGACAAATTGCTGATAGCCACCGGCTATCGTCCGCGATCTCTCCCCGTCGAGGGGATGAAATCCCGGGGCGTGTTCACCGCAAGTCGCCTAGGAGATGGCGAAGCGATCCTCGCCTGGTTGTCCCGCCGCGCCGCGCGTCGCGCGGTGCTCGTTGGCGGGGGCTACGTCGGTCTCGAAATGGCAGAGGCGCTCGCGGCAAGGGGGTTGCACGTCACGCTGGTAGAGGCCAGCGATCGGGTGTTTCCCGCGCTCGACCCCGACATGGCGAAGTACGTCGAGGAGGCGCTCGCAAAAAACGGTGTTCGCGTCATGACCGGCCGGAGGGTGAAGCGGTTGACCTCCAACCGGGATGGGGCAGTGGAAGCGGTCGAGCTCGAGCCGGGCTCTCTTCGACTGCCGGCCGATATCGTCTTCGTCGATGTCGGAGTCCTGCCCGAGGTCGACCTCGCAACCGAGGCGGGCATCGCCCTCGGTCCAACCGGCGCCATCGCCGTTTCCGACCAGATGGAGACGAGCGTTTCCTCTATTTACGCTGCCGGCAACTGTGTCGAGACGCGCCATCTGGTGACCGGCCGACCCGTTTCGATGCCGCTGGGAACGGTAGCCGCGAAGCAGGGTCGCATCGCCGGTGAGAACCTCGTGGGGAGACGCTCTCGTTTCGAAGGCGCGCTCGGTACCACGATCGTGAGAGTGTTTGACGTTGCCGCGGCGAGAACGGGTCTCGGCGCCGAGGAGGCCGGTCGTGAAGGTTTCTCTTGTCTGACATCCACCATCACCGGGAGATTCCGGGCGTACTATTTCGATACCGGCGCCTCGGCAACCGTGAAAGTCATCGCCGAGCGTGGAAGTGGGCGATTGCTCGGAGCCCAGATCGTGGGAAGCTCCGAGGGCACGATTCGAATCGACGTCGTCGCGGCGGCGATCAGCGGTGGCCTGACGGTTCGGGAAGCATCCCAGCTCGACCTCGCTTACGCGCCGCCGCTTGGTGCGCTCTGGAATCCTCTACTCGTTGCGATGAATCAGCTGCTGCGGGAATTGTAGCCGGTCCCTAGCGAGCCATCGAAGTCTTGCTGGACTCCGCGGGAAACTCTCGGACGTCCTCTTCTTGCGGAAGCGTGTGGCGGTTGATGGGCGACGAGAGCACGACCGATGTCCTCATCGATTGGGTGCCGGGGATGCTCCGGATCCGTTCGAGCACCTTCTCCAGTGTCTTCGGTGTTCGCGTCAGGACGAAGGCGACGTAAGTCTCGTCTCCCGCGACAGTGAAACACTGTTGAATTTCCGAGATCTCGCGCAGCCGCCCCATGTAGTCCTGCTCCGAAATCTTGGCTTCGGTCTTGATCCCGACCATGGCGGAGATTTCGTACCCCAGAGAGGCAGAGTTGATGATCGCGGTGTAGCCTTCGATGATGCCGCTACGTTCGAGTTTCTTGACTCGGTCGTGCACCGTGGGC is a window encoding:
- a CDS encoding Lrp/AsnC family transcriptional regulator, with protein sequence MSFTNATIDFTDRKILTALLSKGRSTFAELASHVGLTAPTVHDRVKKLERSGIIEGYTAIINSASLGYEISAMVGIKTEAKISEQDYMGRLREISEIQQCFTVAGDETYVAFVLTRTPKTLEKVLERIRSIPGTQSMRTSVVLSSPINRHTLPQEEDVREFPAESSKTSMAR
- a CDS encoding FAD-dependent oxidoreductase, coding for MRILVIGGNAAGLTAASRARRLDSSCSVTVLEASERIAYSICGLPFAISGHLSGFENLVIFTPERLRNERGIEALVNRRAIEVVPGRKRVVAENTITGEQQSHLYDKLLIATGYRPRSLPVEGMKSRGVFTASRLGDGEAILAWLSRRAARRAVLVGGGYVGLEMAEALAARGLHVTLVEASDRVFPALDPDMAKYVEEALAKNGVRVMTGRRVKRLTSNRDGAVEAVELEPGSLRLPADIVFVDVGVLPEVDLATEAGIALGPTGAIAVSDQMETSVSSIYAAGNCVETRHLVTGRPVSMPLGTVAAKQGRIAGENLVGRRSRFEGALGTTIVRVFDVAAARTGLGAEEAGREGFSCLTSTITGRFRAYYFDTGASATVKVIAERGSGRLLGAQIVGSSEGTIRIDVVAAAISGGLTVREASQLDLAYAPPLGALWNPLLVAMNQLLREL